In Desulfosalsimonas propionicica, the following are encoded in one genomic region:
- a CDS encoding 4Fe-4S double cluster binding domain-containing protein — MRENFSSPNNPPWLARWMDANGVALWGAADLDGFSTPPDPNGRPFAFAVSLVFPMNPQIMAGIQNGPNQAYADEYARVNQRINKISEQLAEKIVSTGYTAKPLAASVRSDPVHIRADFPHKTAATRAGLGWIGRHCQLITRSFGSWIRLGTVFTDMPLSCGPALEKSFCGTCMKCVRACPADALSGRTWHPGVGRDAILDAAACDNWKKKHFFAYHKGHNCGICSSVCPYSVKTLKNDRTAEFRRS, encoded by the coding sequence GTGCGTGAAAATTTTTCATCCCCAAACAATCCTCCATGGCTTGCCCGCTGGATGGATGCCAACGGGGTGGCCCTGTGGGGTGCGGCGGATCTCGACGGGTTCAGCACGCCTCCGGATCCCAATGGCAGGCCCTTTGCCTTTGCTGTTTCTCTGGTTTTTCCCATGAATCCTCAAATCATGGCCGGCATCCAAAACGGACCCAACCAAGCCTATGCAGATGAATATGCCCGGGTAAACCAGAGAATCAATAAAATATCCGAACAACTGGCAGAGAAAATCGTCTCCACGGGATATACGGCAAAGCCGCTGGCGGCATCGGTTCGTTCCGATCCGGTCCATATCCGGGCCGATTTCCCCCACAAAACTGCGGCCACAAGAGCCGGTCTGGGCTGGATCGGCCGTCACTGCCAGTTGATCACCCGTTCGTTTGGCTCCTGGATCCGGCTGGGAACGGTTTTCACGGACATGCCGCTATCATGTGGCCCCGCCCTGGAAAAAAGTTTCTGCGGAACCTGCATGAAGTGTGTCAGGGCCTGCCCGGCAGACGCATTAAGCGGCAGGACATGGCATCCGGGTGTGGGCCGCGATGCGATACTCGATGCCGCCGCCTGTGATAACTGGAAAAAAAAGCATTTTTTTGCCTACCACAAGGGTCATAACTGCGGGATCTGCTCCTCGGTCTGCCCGTATTCCGTAAAAACGCTGAAAAATGACCGGACTGCCGAATTCAGACGGTCTTAA
- a CDS encoding cysteine desulfurase family protein: MNNPLRPIYLDYNGTTPHDPEVIAAMRPFLETEFGNPSSSHWYGIGPRKAVETARQQVAGLIGCLPGEIVFTSGGTESNNHAIKSAARLMQDKGRHIITTRVEHPAVLEVCGFLEKEGFSVTYLPVDPTGRVAMQAVKDAICSDTILISIMHANNEVGTIEPIEEIAAAAKRKNILVHTDAAQSVGKIPVNVDDLGVSLLSIAGHKLYAPKGVGALYIRKGLQLEPFCHGAGQESGCRAGTENVLEIAGLGKACEIAAQNLKTTSAHMEKLRDRLQAGLTETIDPVRVNGHLTHRLPNTLSISFCGLEANRILEEIGLEVAASAGAACHADTVSISHVLEAMDLERNCAKGTLRFSTGRMTTKDEIDRALEVVTAAVKRLQTGA; this comes from the coding sequence ATGAACAACCCATTGCGCCCCATTTATCTGGATTACAACGGCACCACCCCTCATGACCCGGAAGTGATTGCCGCCATGCGCCCGTTTCTGGAAACCGAATTCGGCAATCCTTCCAGTTCCCACTGGTATGGCATTGGCCCGCGCAAGGCCGTGGAAACCGCCCGCCAACAGGTGGCCGGCCTTATCGGCTGTCTGCCCGGGGAAATTGTTTTTACCAGCGGCGGCACGGAATCCAACAATCACGCCATTAAAAGCGCAGCCAGACTCATGCAGGACAAGGGCCGCCATATCATCACCACCCGGGTGGAGCATCCGGCAGTGCTGGAAGTCTGTGGTTTTCTGGAAAAAGAGGGGTTTTCGGTCACCTACCTGCCGGTTGACCCCACCGGCCGGGTGGCAATGCAGGCTGTCAAGGACGCCATCTGTTCGGATACCATCCTGATTTCCATCATGCATGCCAACAACGAGGTGGGCACCATCGAACCCATTGAAGAAATCGCTGCGGCGGCAAAGAGGAAAAACATCCTGGTGCACACTGATGCGGCCCAGTCTGTGGGTAAAATCCCGGTGAACGTGGATGACCTGGGGGTGTCGCTGCTCAGCATTGCCGGCCACAAGCTTTATGCACCCAAGGGCGTGGGGGCTTTATATATCCGCAAGGGCCTGCAACTGGAGCCCTTCTGCCACGGGGCCGGCCAGGAGTCGGGATGCCGGGCGGGAACCGAAAATGTACTGGAAATCGCTGGCTTGGGAAAGGCCTGTGAAATTGCCGCACAGAACCTGAAAACCACATCCGCACATATGGAAAAACTCCGGGACCGCCTACAGGCCGGACTCACAGAAACAATTGATCCTGTCCGGGTCAACGGCCATCTGACCCACCGGCTGCCCAACACCCTGAGCATATCGTTTTGCGGCCTTGAGGCCAACCGGATCCTGGAGGAAATCGGCCTTGAGGTGGCGGCCTCAGCCGGTGCGGCCTGTCACGCAGACACTGTTTCAATCTCCCACGTGCTGGAAGCCATGGATCTTGAACGCAATTGCGCAAAGGGGACCCTGCGTTTCAGCACTGGCCGGATGACAACAAAAGATGAAATCGATCGCGCACTGGAAGTGGTGACAGCAGCGGTAAAAAGGCTTCAGACAGGTGCGTGA
- a CDS encoding lytic transglycosylase domain-containing protein, with amino-acid sequence MQVYRADKSNAEIHPGPGEKKGQASLFARQFDRMLEKSAYGQSAKARQPVHLGTITRDHPTVSHLLADHHSYGSECWEIIHSGQNHNKPYTRIPEGTEIFLDPQTREITWHGDHVAGYDGRTRPGAGAAAYQAYGSGGASGSNLPGDQRRVIEDAIDLAAQRHNMPRDLIAGVIRAESDFNPDAVSAAGARGLMQLMPETARELGVENSFDIRENIDAGTRYLKKMLQLFGDNLEKALSAYNAGPGAVQRFNGRVPYDETRQYVARVMSFIR; translated from the coding sequence ATGCAGGTTTATCGCGCTGACAAATCAAATGCCGAAATCCATCCTGGCCCTGGTGAAAAAAAAGGGCAGGCCAGCCTGTTTGCCCGGCAGTTTGACCGGATGCTGGAAAAAAGTGCTTACGGGCAGTCGGCAAAAGCACGGCAGCCGGTTCATCTGGGCACGATTACCCGTGATCATCCAACAGTGTCGCATCTTCTGGCCGATCATCATAGCTACGGCAGTGAGTGCTGGGAAATCATCCATTCAGGCCAGAACCACAACAAACCCTATACCCGGATTCCTGAAGGGACAGAAATTTTTCTGGACCCGCAAACCAGGGAAATTACCTGGCATGGGGATCATGTGGCCGGCTATGACGGCCGCACCCGTCCCGGCGCGGGTGCGGCCGCCTATCAAGCCTATGGTTCCGGGGGCGCGTCCGGTTCAAATCTTCCGGGTGATCAGCGCCGGGTCATCGAGGATGCCATTGATCTGGCCGCACAACGGCATAACATGCCCAGGGATTTGATTGCCGGGGTGATCCGGGCGGAGTCTGATTTCAATCCCGACGCGGTTTCGGCTGCTGGCGCCCGGGGGCTCATGCAGCTGATGCCAGAAACCGCCCGGGAGCTTGGGGTTGAAAATTCCTTTGACATCAGGGAAAATATTGATGCCGGTACCCGATATTTAAAGAAAATGCTGCAGCTTTTCGGAGACAATCTGGAAAAGGCCCTTTCCGCATACAATGCCGGACCAGGTGCGGTGCAGCGGTTTAACGGCCGGGTGCCCTATGATGAAACCCGGCAGTATGTGGCCCGGGTTATGTCCTTTATCCGATAG
- a CDS encoding cation:proton antiporter: METIPFLLFAGLLLCTFFLVSFTSQKFRLPSVLLYIILGVAVSSFFHDIKAIHTVAEIGIVLLFFILGLEFPLARMVSISKKIWPAGMLDVGFNMGGAMLIAMVFGMSFISAFIIGSVAYATSSSISAKMLEEKKRLANSEAEFILALLIFEDLVAPLLVSFIAGINAGESLSPAFMGILVAKILLLVIGAIVMGHYGFSRLNQFVSKYIQHDFMPLLGVGVALAYAGLAISLGLSEILGAFLAGVMLSETGRSPELEHLTLPVRDLTLPFFFFWFGTTIYLGEGVSYVPMMVAMAAWAIVGKILTAFAGSRMFGLSPKASVRAGFSMVQRGEFSAIIASMAPAQLRVFSGIYIIITAFVGVYLFGRAPAIARWYDKRRKEKQAAMPAPEDGPKT, translated from the coding sequence GTGGAAACCATTCCTTTTCTTCTGTTTGCCGGGCTGCTTCTGTGCACATTTTTCCTGGTCAGCTTCACTTCACAGAAATTCCGGCTGCCTTCGGTTTTGCTCTACATCATCCTTGGCGTGGCGGTATCGTCTTTTTTCCACGATATCAAGGCCATCCACACGGTTGCAGAAATCGGCATCGTGCTTTTGTTTTTCATCCTGGGCCTGGAATTTCCCCTTGCCCGGATGGTCAGTATTTCAAAAAAAATATGGCCGGCGGGAATGCTGGACGTGGGGTTCAACATGGGCGGGGCCATGCTCATTGCCATGGTCTTCGGCATGAGTTTTATTTCCGCTTTTATCATCGGGTCCGTGGCCTATGCCACAAGTTCTTCGATTTCCGCCAAGATGCTGGAGGAGAAAAAACGGCTGGCCAATTCGGAAGCCGAGTTTATCCTGGCCCTGCTGATTTTTGAAGACCTGGTGGCACCGCTGCTGGTATCGTTTATCGCCGGCATCAATGCGGGCGAATCGCTTTCGCCGGCGTTTATGGGCATACTGGTTGCCAAAATCCTGCTGCTGGTCATTGGCGCCATTGTCATGGGCCACTACGGATTTTCGCGGCTCAACCAATTTGTCTCCAAGTATATCCAGCATGATTTCATGCCGCTTCTGGGCGTGGGCGTGGCCCTTGCCTATGCCGGCCTGGCCATATCCCTTGGACTTTCGGAAATCCTCGGGGCGTTTCTGGCCGGGGTGATGCTTTCGGAAACCGGACGATCCCCGGAACTCGAACACCTGACGCTGCCGGTGCGGGATCTGACACTGCCCTTTTTCTTTTTCTGGTTTGGAACCACCATTTATCTGGGTGAAGGGGTGTCGTATGTGCCCATGATGGTGGCAATGGCGGCCTGGGCCATTGTCGGCAAGATCCTGACGGCATTTGCCGGAAGCCGCATGTTCGGGCTCTCGCCCAAGGCATCTGTAAGGGCCGGATTTTCCATGGTACAAAGGGGGGAGTTTTCAGCCATCATCGCCAGCATGGCCCCGGCCCAGCTGCGGGTTTTCAGCGGTATCTACATTATCATAACAGCGTTTGTGGGCGTTTATCTCTTTGGCCGGGCCCCGGCCATCGCAAGGTGGTATGACAAGCGCCGCAAGGAAAAACAGGCCGCTATGCCGGCTCCCGAAGATGGGCCCAAGACATGA
- a CDS encoding cation:proton antiporter regulatory subunit, producing MQIKTTELPGIGKRYSFKTVNDEQVTVILHHNGSREIYHFDKDEEDDPDFTLSLTDEEARQLGTILLGVDYQPVTDDRVELFLKTVRLEWLRVEPDSCIANQKIIDSQIRSRTGTTIIGIQRGETMIGSPDVNEVILPGDMLMVIGNREQTKNLDNLCKL from the coding sequence ATGCAGATCAAAACCACTGAACTGCCGGGAATCGGGAAACGCTATTCCTTCAAGACGGTTAATGACGAGCAGGTAACCGTGATTTTACACCACAACGGCAGCCGGGAAATCTACCATTTTGACAAAGACGAGGAAGATGATCCGGACTTCACCCTCAGTCTCACGGATGAAGAAGCCCGTCAGCTGGGCACTATCCTGCTGGGCGTGGATTACCAGCCGGTCACCGACGACCGGGTGGAACTTTTTTTAAAAACAGTGCGCCTGGAATGGCTTCGCGTGGAGCCTGACAGCTGCATTGCCAACCAGAAAATCATTGACAGCCAGATCCGATCCCGGACCGGAACCACGATTATCGGCATCCAGCGCGGTGAAACAATGATTGGCAGCCCGGATGTCAACGAGGTGATCCTGCCCGGAGATATGCTCATGGTTATCGGCAACCGGGAGCAGACCAAGAACCTCGACAACCTGTGCAAATTATAG
- a CDS encoding potassium channel family protein, which produces MATQLSLLFGERQQKGNIRLLAKFLLVLVLFFVLYSILFHMLMLYEGRQYSWVTGFYWTLTTMSTLGFGDITFHSDAGRIFSVVVLLSGIVFLLVMLPFTFIQFFYAPWLEAQNKARAPRAVPNDLSGHVILTHFDDVAVNLIEKLQRYAVACVIVIPELQSALDLHDMGYHVVVGELDDPETYRRLRIEAAAMALVLNDDITSTNIIYSIREVSDHVKTVTNADVGDSVDILELAGSSHVFRFTQMLGKALSRRVLGVSMKANVIGAFDRLLIAEAPVMRTWLQGKTLAQSNLRQATGVNVVGIWEKNQFMIPAAQSFLGESTVVVLAGTEAQLERFDVSIGHDAGSTNDHAPVMVLGGGRVGQSVAMSLEARQIDFRVVEKRSVIASKDSRYIHGSAADLDVLTRAGINESPSIIITTHDDNLNIYLTIYCRRLRPDVQIISRASLDRNINTLHRAGANLVLSYSSLVTATVMNLLHPQQMLMLSEGLNVFRVTVTRKLENKPLMKLQIREQTGCSVVAVKKHEDLVINPEPDIVVRQGDELVLIGSAESEKRFTEKYPAAV; this is translated from the coding sequence ATGGCCACACAATTGTCCCTGCTTTTCGGAGAAAGACAGCAGAAAGGCAACATACGGCTGCTGGCCAAGTTTCTCCTGGTCCTGGTGCTGTTTTTTGTACTCTACAGCATACTGTTTCACATGCTGATGCTTTATGAGGGTCGCCAGTATTCCTGGGTTACCGGATTTTACTGGACTCTGACCACGATGTCCACCCTTGGATTCGGCGATATTACCTTTCACAGTGATGCGGGAAGAATTTTTTCCGTGGTGGTGCTGCTCAGCGGCATTGTTTTTCTGCTGGTCATGCTGCCGTTTACCTTTATTCAGTTTTTCTACGCCCCGTGGCTTGAAGCCCAGAACAAGGCCAGGGCCCCGCGGGCAGTGCCCAATGATCTTTCCGGACACGTTATTTTGACGCATTTCGACGATGTGGCCGTGAATCTGATTGAAAAGCTTCAACGTTATGCTGTGGCCTGCGTGATTGTGATCCCTGAACTGCAAAGCGCCCTGGATCTCCACGATATGGGCTATCACGTGGTCGTCGGTGAACTCGATGATCCGGAAACCTACCGCCGGCTTCGAATCGAGGCCGCTGCCATGGCCCTGGTTTTAAACGATGACATCACCAGCACCAATATCATCTACAGCATCCGGGAAGTCAGTGACCATGTGAAGACCGTAACCAACGCGGATGTCGGCGACTCGGTGGATATTCTGGAGCTGGCCGGCAGCAGCCATGTGTTCCGGTTTACCCAGATGCTTGGAAAGGCTTTGTCCAGGCGGGTTCTGGGCGTGAGCATGAAGGCCAACGTCATCGGCGCCTTTGACCGGCTGCTGATTGCCGAGGCCCCTGTCATGCGCACCTGGCTTCAGGGCAAAACCCTGGCTCAAAGCAATCTGCGCCAGGCCACCGGCGTGAATGTGGTGGGGATCTGGGAGAAAAATCAGTTCATGATTCCGGCGGCTCAAAGTTTTCTGGGCGAATCCACTGTAGTGGTGCTGGCCGGAACCGAGGCCCAGCTGGAGCGATTTGATGTTTCCATCGGCCATGATGCAGGTAGCACAAACGACCATGCGCCGGTGATGGTGCTCGGCGGCGGCCGGGTGGGTCAGTCCGTGGCCATGTCTCTGGAAGCCCGGCAGATCGATTTCCGGGTGGTGGAAAAGCGGTCCGTGATCGCCTCCAAAGATTCCAGGTATATCCACGGCAGCGCCGCTGATCTTGATGTGCTCACCCGGGCGGGCATCAATGAAAGCCCTTCAATTATCATTACCACTCACGACGACAATCTCAATATTTATCTGACCATCTACTGCCGCCGCCTCCGGCCGGATGTCCAGATTATCAGCCGTGCCAGCCTGGACCGCAACATCAATACCCTGCACCGGGCCGGGGCCAACCTTGTGCTGTCCTACAGTTCTCTGGTGACTGCCACCGTCATGAACCTGCTTCATCCCCAGCAGATGCTCATGCTTTCAGAGGGACTCAACGTGTTTCGGGTCACGGTGACCCGAAAGCTTGAGAACAAGCCTTTGATGAAACTGCAGATCCGCGAGCAGACCGGTTGCAGCGTGGTGGCGGTGAAAAAACACGAAGACCTAGTCATCAACCCTGAGCCTGACATTGTTGTCCGCCAGGGGGATGAACTGGTTCTGATCGGTTCTGCCGAATCAGAAAAGCGGTTTACGGAAAAATACCCGGCAGCTGTTTGA
- a CDS encoding acyl-CoA dehydrogenase family protein — protein MDFAFTREQQMFKKEIIRFAKKEIVPRVQEHDRNEAFDFEAFRKLGRFGILGLHFPEQYGGSGADVVTTVMAGEALGEAGVDGGLTLAYGAHSFLCADTILRHATEEQRQKYLPRLASGEWIGCMGLTEPDAGSDVASMRTTAEKKGDKYVLNGSKIFITNGPIADVAVVYAKTDPGAQHAGISAFIVEKGTKGFEAGPPLIKMGVRTSQTSELFFSNCEIPVENLLGAEGEGFNMSLQTVEWDRSALLTPFVGAARYMLNACADYAKKREQFGRPIGKFQATKHKLANIRIFYEAAQSLAYRIAWCKDQGRPLNHLEAAVAKLFVGDWSMGPANDAMVLFGGYGYCHEYNMERIFRDSRLAPIGGGTSDIQKMIISRLI, from the coding sequence ATGGACTTTGCCTTCACCAGAGAGCAGCAAATGTTTAAAAAAGAAATCATCCGGTTTGCCAAAAAGGAAATCGTGCCCCGGGTTCAGGAACATGACCGAAACGAGGCCTTTGACTTTGAAGCCTTTCGAAAACTGGGACGCTTCGGCATCCTGGGGCTGCATTTTCCGGAACAATACGGCGGCTCAGGAGCCGATGTGGTCACCACGGTCATGGCCGGGGAGGCCCTTGGAGAGGCCGGAGTCGACGGCGGACTCACATTGGCTTACGGCGCTCACTCCTTTTTGTGTGCAGACACCATCCTGCGCCATGCCACAGAAGAGCAGCGTCAGAAATATCTGCCCCGCCTGGCCAGCGGAGAATGGATCGGGTGCATGGGACTGACCGAGCCGGACGCGGGCTCGGATGTGGCCTCTATGAGGACCACGGCGGAAAAAAAAGGGGACAAGTATGTTTTAAACGGCAGCAAGATCTTTATCACCAACGGGCCCATTGCCGATGTGGCCGTGGTTTATGCCAAAACCGATCCGGGTGCCCAGCACGCCGGTATTTCCGCCTTTATCGTGGAAAAGGGAACCAAAGGCTTTGAGGCCGGCCCCCCGTTGATCAAGATGGGCGTGCGCACCTCCCAGACCTCTGAGCTGTTTTTCAGCAACTGCGAAATTCCTGTGGAAAATCTTCTGGGCGCAGAGGGCGAAGGCTTTAACATGTCGCTTCAGACCGTGGAATGGGACCGCAGCGCGCTTTTGACACCTTTTGTGGGAGCGGCCCGATACATGCTCAATGCCTGTGCCGATTATGCCAAAAAGCGCGAACAGTTCGGCCGTCCCATTGGAAAATTTCAGGCCACCAAACACAAGCTGGCCAATATCCGTATCTTTTACGAGGCCGCCCAAAGCCTGGCCTACCGGATTGCCTGGTGCAAGGACCAGGGCCGCCCGTTAAATCACCTGGAGGCGGCTGTGGCAAAGCTGTTTGTAGGCGACTGGTCCATGGGCCCGGCCAATGATGCCATGGTCCTGTTTGGGGGCTACGGCTACTGCCATGAGTACAACATGGAACGCATTTTCAGAGACAGCCGGCTGGCGCCCATCGGCGGCGGCACATCCGATATTCAGAAAATGATTATTTCACGGCTTATATAG
- a CDS encoding acyl-CoA dehydrogenase family protein, with amino-acid sequence MNYDFTRQETALFADVTKAVKEFTEDGKLDCRKNALDKKSLQPILRSLAKTPYLKLGLEPEDGLNGHLSLMGAMEVLAAASPSAYLAVEASTRLFGRAVCQWANPDQKKRLLPQLLAGEVIGALALSEANVSVENQPFVTSGKKDGSNVVINGKKQYVINAPSADWIAAAGTYDDSMALFFIEKNTPGLVVNPPLETMGYEGALIAGISLEDCQIPESQVVLPSAGQDIPAMIRMWENQMILGASLGISSAAFDAACNFAKSHKSGSKPVIAYQEIGFKLAEMLTLLQTSQLLAYRTAWTLETNPKEARELMWCAKVFCTESAEQICSQALQVMGAAGCVEGNRAQTAYRCAKYNQVTGTSTEIARVKIGDAELGYRE; translated from the coding sequence ATGAACTATGATTTCACCCGGCAGGAAACCGCTTTGTTTGCCGATGTTACAAAAGCTGTAAAAGAATTCACGGAGGACGGCAAACTTGATTGCCGCAAAAATGCACTGGATAAAAAATCCCTGCAGCCGATTCTCCGCTCCCTTGCCAAAACTCCCTATCTGAAACTGGGCCTTGAGCCGGAAGACGGGTTAAACGGTCACTTAAGTCTTATGGGCGCCATGGAAGTGCTGGCTGCAGCATCACCTTCGGCATATCTGGCCGTGGAGGCTTCAACACGTCTTTTTGGCCGGGCCGTCTGCCAGTGGGCAAATCCGGATCAGAAAAAAAGGCTTCTTCCACAGCTTCTGGCCGGAGAGGTCATCGGGGCCCTGGCCCTTTCAGAGGCCAATGTGTCTGTTGAAAATCAGCCGTTTGTTACAAGCGGGAAAAAAGATGGTTCAAACGTTGTGATAAACGGCAAAAAGCAATATGTCATCAACGCGCCGTCAGCTGACTGGATTGCGGCGGCCGGCACTTATGATGATTCCATGGCACTGTTTTTTATAGAAAAAAATACACCCGGACTGGTGGTAAACCCCCCGCTTGAAACCATGGGATATGAGGGCGCCCTTATTGCCGGCATTTCCCTGGAGGACTGCCAAATACCGGAAAGCCAGGTTGTGCTTCCCTCTGCGGGGCAAGACATCCCGGCCATGATCCGGATGTGGGAAAATCAGATGATTCTGGGGGCAAGTCTCGGGATATCTTCTGCTGCCTTTGACGCGGCCTGTAATTTTGCCAAATCCCACAAAAGCGGTTCAAAGCCCGTTATCGCTTATCAGGAAATCGGCTTCAAGCTTGCCGAGATGCTCACTTTGCTTCAGACTTCCCAGCTTCTGGCATACCGAACGGCCTGGACCCTGGAGACAAACCCCAAAGAGGCCCGGGAGTTGATGTGGTGCGCCAAGGTTTTTTGCACTGAATCAGCCGAGCAGATCTGCAGCCAGGCGCTGCAGGTGATGGGGGCGGCGGGATGTGTGGAAGGCAACCGGGCACAGACAGCTTACAGGTGCGCCAAGTATAACCAGGTCACAGGCACTTCAACAGAGATTGCCCGGGTGAAAATCGGGGATGCCGAACTGGGTTACCGGGAATAG
- a CDS encoding TetR/AcrR family transcriptional regulator gives MPEKKPGDDSKKMTKSALRRQREREKRVETILRAAETLFANEGFHKAGMEQIADAAEVSVGAVYFYFRNKEDLLIRMMDEIGYLLRSILGREFKAHGGTLEGFKRAGHAFFEVFCVNYPEQAAILFRESVGKSDLVEQRRKVIFDQCTSDVLQALNTVSRNQVVAFKGRFSAEVIAVSIMGIYERVAYHYLLWQDRAEDLTDIGRDAVAFIAGGVSNLFEEPDQEGRGEK, from the coding sequence ATGCCGGAGAAAAAACCCGGGGATGATTCCAAAAAAATGACCAAATCCGCCCTTCGCCGCCAGCGGGAAAGAGAAAAGCGTGTGGAGACCATTTTGCGGGCTGCAGAAACCCTTTTTGCCAATGAAGGATTTCACAAGGCCGGCATGGAGCAGATTGCCGATGCGGCCGAAGTATCAGTGGGAGCGGTTTATTTCTACTTCAGAAACAAGGAGGATCTGCTGATCCGGATGATGGACGAAATCGGCTATCTGCTGCGATCCATTCTGGGCCGGGAATTTAAGGCCCACGGGGGCACCCTTGAGGGCTTTAAACGGGCGGGGCATGCCTTTTTTGAAGTTTTTTGCGTCAATTACCCGGAGCAGGCAGCGATTTTGTTCCGGGAGTCGGTGGGCAAAAGCGACCTTGTGGAGCAGCGCCGCAAGGTGATTTTTGATCAATGTACCAGCGATGTGCTTCAGGCATTAAACACGGTCAGCCGCAACCAGGTCGTGGCCTTCAAGGGGCGGTTTTCCGCTGAAGTCATTGCTGTGAGCATTATGGGAATCTATGAGCGGGTGGCCTACCATTACCTTCTCTGGCAGGACCGGGCCGAAGATCTCACCGATATCGGCAGGGATGCGGTTGCCTTTATCGCCGGCGGGGTCAGCAACCTGTTCGAGGAACCGGATCAGGAGGGGAGAGGGGAAAAATGA
- a CDS encoding flavodoxin family protein: MKKILALIGSPRKLGNCEIVAKMISGQVKEPHELNLLRISDFNIKLCRGCYMCLIKNKCPLKDDLDLVIDAFAQADAFIVAAPTYCLGANAALKLLADRILFFYSRNAEIWGKPAVGVGVAGIEGKEGSTKLQIDSFMTLFQMQIKASEILYGAMPGEAALEDANKPLISGLANALLNDPVKDAAPGCPLCGGDTFRFYENNRVRCMLCSNEGKVDTSGSFPVFHIGTSSHELLLTQQDALSHGQWLQQMKHKFGEDKTKLKQVTRQYADMGSWIRPSEKTRDRA, from the coding sequence ATGAAAAAAATTCTTGCTTTGATAGGATCTCCGAGAAAGCTGGGCAATTGCGAGATCGTGGCAAAAATGATCAGTGGCCAGGTTAAAGAGCCTCATGAACTAAATCTTCTGCGGATTTCTGATTTTAATATAAAGTTGTGCAGGGGTTGTTATATGTGTCTGATCAAAAACAAGTGTCCTTTAAAAGACGACCTGGACCTTGTAATTGACGCATTTGCCCAAGCCGATGCCTTTATCGTGGCCGCACCCACCTACTGCCTCGGGGCCAATGCCGCACTGAAGCTTTTGGCCGACCGTATCCTTTTCTTTTATTCAAGAAATGCAGAAATTTGGGGAAAGCCGGCTGTCGGCGTGGGAGTCGCGGGTATCGAGGGAAAGGAAGGAAGCACCAAGCTGCAGATCGACTCCTTTATGACCCTGTTTCAGATGCAGATCAAGGCAAGTGAAATTCTTTATGGCGCAATGCCGGGTGAGGCCGCATTGGAGGATGCAAACAAGCCGCTGATCAGCGGACTTGCAAACGCATTGTTGAATGATCCGGTTAAAGACGCTGCGCCCGGATGTCCCCTTTGCGGAGGAGATACATTCCGGTTTTACGAAAACAACAGGGTCAGGTGCATGCTGTGCAGCAACGAAGGAAAGGTTGATACAAGCGGTTCGTTTCCTGTTTTTCACATCGGGACATCTTCCCACGAACTTCTGCTCACACAGCAGGACGCCCTTTCCCACGGGCAGTGGCTCCAGCAGATGAAGCACAAATTCGGGGAGGATAAAACAAAGCTCAAACAGGTTACCCGCCAGTATGCGGACATGGGCAGCTGGATCAGACCGTCTGAAAAAACCAGAGACAGGGCCTGA